Proteins from one Catenuloplanes atrovinosus genomic window:
- a CDS encoding carbohydrate ABC transporter permease, translated as MSHADGARAARHGALHLVAVLVGATVLVPIVFGVLGGFKDNGQLFTNPFGLPDPWVPGNYTDILGSGEFWRQTGNSLGIALATTVLVVGIGAMASYIFARYAFPGRELLFTVFAIGLMFPFAVAILPLFVLLRELGLLGNPLGVILPQVAFGLPVTIVILRGFFRGIPGEVEESAVLDGCGPVRFFWRILLPMSRPALGTVSVLAVVGSWNNYLLPLIVFNDSRWWTLPLGVQQFQSQYSADTARILAYVTLAILPALLCYALAERQLVAGLTSGIGKG; from the coding sequence ATGAGCCACGCGGACGGCGCCCGGGCGGCCCGGCACGGCGCGCTGCACCTGGTCGCCGTGCTGGTCGGCGCCACCGTGCTGGTGCCGATCGTGTTCGGCGTGCTGGGCGGTTTCAAGGACAACGGCCAGCTGTTCACCAACCCGTTCGGGCTGCCCGATCCCTGGGTGCCCGGCAACTACACCGACATCCTCGGCTCCGGGGAGTTCTGGCGGCAGACCGGCAACAGCCTCGGCATCGCGCTCGCCACCACCGTGCTCGTGGTCGGGATCGGCGCGATGGCCTCCTACATCTTCGCCCGGTACGCGTTCCCCGGCCGCGAGCTGCTGTTCACCGTCTTCGCGATCGGCCTGATGTTCCCGTTCGCGGTCGCGATCCTGCCGCTGTTCGTGCTGCTGCGCGAGCTGGGCCTGCTCGGCAACCCGTTGGGAGTCATCCTCCCGCAGGTCGCGTTCGGGCTGCCGGTCACCATCGTCATCCTGCGCGGCTTCTTCCGCGGCATCCCGGGCGAGGTGGAGGAGTCGGCGGTGCTCGACGGCTGCGGCCCGGTCCGGTTCTTCTGGCGCATCCTGCTGCCCATGTCGCGGCCCGCGCTCGGCACGGTGTCGGTGCTCGCGGTCGTCGGCAGCTGGAACAACTACCTGCTGCCGCTGATCGTCTTCAACGACTCCCGCTGGTGGACGCTCCCGCTCGGCGTGCAGCAGTTCCAGTCGCAGTACTCGGCCGACACCGCGCGGATCCTCGCCTACGTCACGCTGGCGATCCTGCCGGCGCTGCTCTGCTACGCGCTGGCCGAGCGCCAGCTCGTGGCCGGGCTGACCAGCGGCATCGGCAAGGGCTGA
- a CDS encoding carbohydrate ABC transporter permease: MVTIERPVTATRAPAGPRPRRRRPWPTIAVFLAPALLLFGLLVLAPIAVAGYASFFTWNGFGVPTEFVGAENFRRLLADEVFAGDLRRTLLLVGLSIGVQLPFSLALAMLLHQPLRGRRAYRLVFFAPYVLSEVVTAVLFTMIFSPNQGLANHVTRLIGLGDLGATWLADTRTVMFSLFLVISWKYFGFHTLLYLAARQGIPQELHDAAATDGAGPWRAFRHITLPLLGPTIRISVFLSVLGTIQLFDMVWVLTGGGPIRSSETLAVTMFQEGFKRFQVGYASAISMAIFLISLVFGLLYQRFVLRRDLEGAITTMGDRR, encoded by the coding sequence GTGGTCACCATCGAGCGGCCGGTCACCGCGACGCGCGCGCCGGCCGGACCCCGGCCGCGCCGCCGGCGCCCCTGGCCGACGATCGCGGTGTTCCTGGCCCCGGCGCTGCTGCTGTTCGGCCTGCTGGTGCTGGCGCCGATCGCGGTCGCCGGGTACGCCAGCTTCTTCACCTGGAACGGCTTCGGCGTACCCACGGAGTTCGTCGGCGCCGAGAACTTCCGGCGGCTGCTGGCGGACGAGGTCTTCGCCGGCGACCTGCGGCGCACCCTGCTGCTGGTCGGCCTCTCCATCGGCGTGCAACTGCCGTTCTCGCTGGCCCTGGCGATGCTGCTGCACCAGCCGCTGCGCGGGCGGCGGGCGTACCGCCTGGTGTTCTTCGCGCCGTACGTGCTGTCCGAGGTGGTCACCGCGGTGCTGTTCACCATGATCTTCTCGCCGAATCAGGGCCTGGCCAACCACGTCACCCGGCTGATCGGCCTCGGCGATCTGGGAGCGACCTGGCTCGCCGACACCCGTACCGTGATGTTCTCGCTGTTCCTGGTCATCTCCTGGAAGTACTTCGGGTTCCACACGCTGCTCTACCTGGCCGCGCGGCAGGGCATCCCGCAGGAACTGCACGACGCGGCCGCCACCGACGGCGCCGGCCCGTGGCGGGCGTTCCGGCACATCACCCTGCCGCTGCTCGGCCCGACCATCCGGATCAGCGTGTTCCTGTCGGTGCTCGGCACCATCCAGCTGTTCGACATGGTCTGGGTGCTCACCGGCGGCGGCCCGATCCGCTCCTCCGAGACGCTCGCTGTCACCATGTTCCAGGAGGGCTTCAAGCGCTTCCAGGTCGGCTACGCCAGCGCGATCAGCATGGCGATCTTCCTGATCAGCCTGGTCTTCGGCCTGCTGTACCAGCGGTTCGTCCTCCGCCGCGACCTGGAGGGCGCGATCACCACGATGGGAGACCGGCGATGA
- a CDS encoding TetR/AcrR family transcriptional regulator → MTAPSLRRRVRAEMISEIKAVARRHLAADGANLSLRAVARDMGMVSSALYRYFAGRDELLTALIIDAYTAIGEAAEAADATVARDDYRGRLLAIARATREWAVGHPAEYALIFGSPVPGYTAPQHTIEPASRQPAALIGVVRDAVAAGRITPRMPQREIPPVVRDELAAVARLMHAELPPDVVSRTMLAWVQIFGLISFDLFGHLANSVFERPAFFDHQVGMAADLIGLP, encoded by the coding sequence ATGACCGCACCGTCGCTGCGCCGGCGCGTCCGCGCCGAGATGATCAGCGAGATCAAGGCCGTCGCCCGCCGTCACCTGGCCGCCGACGGCGCGAACCTCTCGCTCCGCGCGGTCGCCCGCGACATGGGGATGGTGTCGTCCGCGCTGTACCGGTACTTCGCCGGCCGCGACGAACTGCTCACCGCGTTGATCATCGACGCGTACACCGCGATCGGCGAGGCGGCCGAGGCCGCGGACGCCACCGTGGCGCGCGACGACTACCGGGGGCGGCTGCTCGCGATCGCGCGGGCGACGCGCGAGTGGGCGGTCGGGCACCCGGCCGAGTACGCGCTGATCTTCGGCAGCCCGGTGCCCGGCTACACCGCGCCGCAGCACACGATCGAGCCGGCCAGCCGCCAGCCGGCCGCGCTGATCGGCGTGGTGCGGGACGCGGTCGCGGCGGGGCGGATCACGCCCCGGATGCCGCAGCGCGAGATCCCGCCGGTGGTCCGGGACGAGCTGGCGGCGGTGGCCCGGCTGATGCACGCGGAGCTGCCGCCGGACGTGGTGTCCCGCACCATGCTCGCCTGGGTGCAGATCTTCGGGCTGATCAGCTTCGACCTCTTCGGCCACCTGGCGAACAGCGTCTTCGAGCGGCCCGCGTTCTTCGACCACCAGGTCGGCATGGCCGCGGACCTGATCGGCCTGCCGTGA